In Flavobacterium sp. GSB-24, the genomic window GTTTCCTGTCTATATTTGCAACATCAAAATGGAAACTTGAAACACTGTGAAAGTTTCCATAAGAGTTTGAATGATTTATAAACTCATTAAAATCAGTTATTTATGAAAACAACATGGACTTTAGATTCTACTCAATCAGATGTTTTAATTAAAATGAGACATTCGATAATTGCCTATTTAGGAGGAACTACGAACAAATTTGGCGGTTATGTGAGCTTAGAAGACAATGAAATTGAAGATGCATCGGTTGAATTTTCACTTGATATTAATAATAAAACTGAAAGCTTTCAGCAAATTGACACCAATTTACAGCTTCAGGATTTTTTTGATGTAGATGAGCATCCAATCATTAGTTTCAAATCGACTTCATTCCAAAAAGTAAATAACAATATCAATTTCTTTAAGGGAGATTTAACGATAAAAGATGTTACGAGAGTTGTAGAACTTGATGCAGAATTTATAGGAGTGAATACTTATAATGGAGAAAAAAAAGTAGCCTTTGAAATTAAAGGTGAAATTAAGCGTCAGGACTTTGGCTTAGATTATAACTCTTTTCATCATAATGGGGGCTTAGCTCTTGGAAAAGACATTAAGCTAATAGCTAATCTTGAATTTAGCATATAAATCTTACATGCAGGAATAATTTAATGTAAAATTATTACAAATATTACGGAAACTATTTTTTAAATTTTAGTTTCCTAATTATATTTGTATGGCAATTGGGAAAATTAAAATGAAAGAGAAAATCATAGCAAAAGCCAGTGAGCTTTTTTTAAAGCTCGGCTTTAAAAGTGTTACAATGGATGATATTGCAGGAGAAATGTGTATTTCGAAGAAAACGATTTACAAATATTTCTGTAATAAAGAGGTTTTGATTGAAGAGAGCACTTCAATGGTACACAGACAGGTTCATGAAATTATGGATACCATTGTTGCTAAAAATTATAATGCGATTCACGAGAATTTTGAAATTAGAGAAATGTTTCGTGATATGTTTAAAAACAATACGGATACTTCGCCTATCTATCAGTTAAAAAAACATTATCCAGAGATTTATCAAAATATTTTATCTCACGAAATTGAGCAATGCACACAATGTTTTAGAGATAATATTGAAAAGGGAATACGAGAAGAGCTTTACAGACCAGATTTAAATGTAGAAATCTATGTGAGATTTTATTACACGTTAATCTTTCATATTAATGAAAATACAGTTTCTGAAAGTGAAGCACAAAGAATAGAGTTAGAGGCATTAGAATATCACACTCGTGCAATGGCAACAGAAAAAGGAGTGCAAGAATTAGAAAAACAGCTTAAAAAAATTATCAATTAATTATTATTCAAAACTATTTGTCATTATTGTTAGAGAGCGGGAAGATAATAATGGCGATACTATCTCAAAATTTAAAAATAAATATTTAACTACATATGAAACGAATAGTTCTTATAGTTTTGTGCACAATTGGCTTATCGGCCAACGCACAAGTAACCACTTTAACCTTAAAAGACGCTGTTAGCTACGCGCTTGTAAATAAAGCCGATGCTAAAAAAGCAAAACTTCAGGTTGAAAACAGTGAATACCAAATTCAAGAAGTACGTTCTAGAGCGTTACCTCAAATTAGCGCAAATGGAAACCTAACTTATAATCCGGTAATTCAAACAACTGTTATTGACGGAGCAGGTTTTGGTGCACCGGGAACTACAATCCAAGCAGCATTTGGACAAACTTGGACTTCTACTGCGGGGCTTTCTTTAACTCAGGCAATATTTGATCAATCTGTTTTTACAGGATTAAAAGCAGCAAGAACTACACGTGAGTTTTATCAAATAAACGATCAGTTAACAGAAGAACAAGTTATAGAAAGAGTTGCAAATAATTACTATTCTGTTTATGTACAAAAAGAAAGATTGGTTTTGTTAGACAGCAATTACGTAAACACAACTAAAGTTCGTGATATCGTAAAAGGGCAATTTGATAACGGTTTGGCTAAGAAAATTGACTTAGATCGTATTATTGTAAAAATGTCAAATATCGATACAGAACGTCAGCAGATTAAAAACCAAATTGCTTTACAGGAAAATGCTTTGAAGTTTTATATGGGAATGCCTATTGAAACTCAAATCGCGATGCCAAAAGAAGAA contains:
- a CDS encoding YceI family protein; its protein translation is MKTTWTLDSTQSDVLIKMRHSIIAYLGGTTNKFGGYVSLEDNEIEDASVEFSLDINNKTESFQQIDTNLQLQDFFDVDEHPIISFKSTSFQKVNNNINFFKGDLTIKDVTRVVELDAEFIGVNTYNGEKKVAFEIKGEIKRQDFGLDYNSFHHNGGLALGKDIKLIANLEFSI
- a CDS encoding TetR/AcrR family transcriptional regulator encodes the protein MKEKIIAKASELFLKLGFKSVTMDDIAGEMCISKKTIYKYFCNKEVLIEESTSMVHRQVHEIMDTIVAKNYNAIHENFEIREMFRDMFKNNTDTSPIYQLKKHYPEIYQNILSHEIEQCTQCFRDNIEKGIREELYRPDLNVEIYVRFYYTLIFHINENTVSESEAQRIELEALEYHTRAMATEKGVQELEKQLKKIIN
- a CDS encoding TolC family protein, encoding MKRIVLIVLCTIGLSANAQVTTLTLKDAVSYALVNKADAKKAKLQVENSEYQIQEVRSRALPQISANGNLTYNPVIQTTVIDGAGFGAPGTTIQAAFGQTWTSTAGLSLTQAIFDQSVFTGLKAARTTREFYQINDQLTEEQVIERVANNYYSVYVQKERLVLLDSNYVNTTKVRDIVKGQFDNGLAKKIDLDRIIVKMSNIDTERQQIKNQIALQENALKFYMGMPIETQIAMPKEEFEVVPAALTEEPNIENRTEYLLLKKQEELLVYNKKAVEAGYYPTLSLTAGYNYIGQGPEFPWFAKPDKGVYWSDFSAIGLNLHVPIFTGFGTRAKVRQADVQIRELQEDIKDTKLSLDLDYRNAITQINNNLVTIENQKENMRLASEILSNTKNNYLQGLASLTDLLDAENASLEAQNNYTRAVLNYKIAEISLIKSKGELKSLIK